A stretch of Triticum aestivum cultivar Chinese Spring chromosome 1D, IWGSC CS RefSeq v2.1, whole genome shotgun sequence DNA encodes these proteins:
- the LOC123182301 gene encoding uncharacterized protein yields MEYEYQYISGGAGSFAKEKRPPAKRGQVKLQMVRALSNLVSPTGAADGSKQANRNSFRRETS; encoded by the coding sequence ATGGAGTACGAGTACCAGTACATCAGCGGCGGCGCCGGCAGCTTCGCCAAGGAGAAGAGGCCTCCGGCGAAGAGGGGCCAGGTCAAGCTCCAGATGGTGAGGGCGCTGAGCAACCTCGTGTCTCCCACCGGCGCTGCTGATGGCTCCAAGCAAGCCAATCGCAACAGCTTCAGAAGGGAAACAAGCTAG